A single genomic interval of Oncorhynchus mykiss isolate Arlee chromosome 13, USDA_OmykA_1.1, whole genome shotgun sequence harbors:
- the iip gene encoding interferon inducible protein yields the protein MDQPPPYQPEFVPMKGNKYMRLEDTHGAPKFQHTVVLGQPQPVVPHPRDHIIWSLCSLVYCNPFCLGMLAVYFSIKSRDRKMVGDLEGARKHGKTACCFNTVTLTLAILGLLFFFITYGIIIYQVAH from the exons ATGGATCAACCACCACCGTACCAGCCAGAGTTTGTCCCAATGAAAGGAAATAAGTACATGCGTCTTGAAGACACTCACGGAGCGCCCAAGTTCCAACATACCGTCGTCTTGGGACAGCCACAGCCCGTTGTACCTCATCCCAGGGATCACATTATCTGGTCACTTTGCAGCCTCGTGTACTGCAACCCATTCTGTCTCGGAATGTTAGCGGTGTATTTCTCCATAAAG TCGAGGGATAGGAAGATGGTTGGAGACTTGGAGGGAGCAAGAAAACACGGGAAGACTGCATGCTGCTTTAATACTGTGACTCTGACTTTGGCAATCCTCGGGCTGCTCTTCTTCTTCATCACCTATGGTATCATCATCTACCAAGTTGCACACTGA